One Candidatus Zixiibacteriota bacterium genomic window carries:
- the pal gene encoding peptidoglycan-associated lipoprotein Pal, with amino-acid sequence MKKLLFVLAVGLLAVALVGVGCGKKKVAEEQPVTPPVVKDTTTPKTETPPETPKPTLREDQFQTVYFDFDKYNLRPDAKAGLDADYALLQEYPDVIVKIEGHCDERGTVEYNLSLGEKRARSAMDYLTGLGISANRISIISYGKERPAVMGSDESAWAKNRRCEFRIVSQ; translated from the coding sequence ATGAAAAAATTACTCTTTGTACTGGCCGTTGGATTACTGGCGGTGGCGCTTGTGGGTGTCGGTTGTGGCAAGAAGAAAGTTGCCGAAGAACAGCCGGTCACTCCACCGGTGGTGAAGGACACAACGACGCCCAAGACGGAAACGCCGCCCGAGACGCCCAAGCCGACACTACGGGAAGACCAGTTCCAGACCGTGTATTTTGATTTTGATAAATACAATCTCCGCCCGGATGCGAAGGCGGGCCTGGATGCCGACTACGCGCTGTTGCAGGAATACCCGGATGTGATCGTCAAGATCGAGGGGCATTGCGACGAACGCGGCACGGTGGAGTATAACCTTTCGCTCGGCGAAAAGCGGGCTCGTTCCGCCATGGATTACCTGACCGGTCTGGGAATCTCGGCCAACCGCATTTCCATTATCAGCTACGGCAAGGAGCGCCCGGCAGTGATGGGAAGCGATGAATCGGCCTGGGCGAAGAACCGTCGGTGCGAGTTCCGTATCGTCTCTCAGTGA
- a CDS encoding biopolymer transporter ExbD has translation MRRPPHRTYRSMADINIANLVDVVLVLLIIFMISAPLLQSGIEVNLPKTKAAAAEEEREGVVITMDAKGGVYINDVWSRMDKFEEALDKEIKAKNTSAVYIRGDSSVPYGLAIDIIGRIKEMGIEQIGLVTAHQDKGQKKLKK, from the coding sequence ATGCGTCGCCCTCCTCATCGGACCTATCGGTCGATGGCCGATATCAACATCGCCAACCTTGTCGACGTGGTGCTGGTGCTCTTGATCATATTCATGATCTCCGCGCCGTTGCTTCAGTCCGGCATCGAGGTCAACCTGCCCAAGACCAAGGCGGCCGCCGCCGAGGAAGAACGCGAGGGGGTTGTCATTACCATGGATGCCAAGGGAGGAGTGTATATCAACGATGTCTGGTCGCGGATGGACAAGTTCGAAGAAGCGCTGGATAAAGAGATAAAAGCCAAGAACACGAGCGCCGTGTATATCCGTGGTGATTCGTCGGTCCCGTATGGCCTGGCTATCGACATCATCGGACGGATCAAGGAAATGGGGATAGAGCAGATCGGGCTGGTGACCGCCCATCAGGACAAGGGACAGAAGAAGCTGAAGAAATGA
- the tolB gene encoding Tol-Pal system beta propeller repeat protein TolB, translated as MNFRIWLSALLILGVISPAWAQGDDEDVHTIFFDTIRTGDVRPTPVAVEDMKYIGTQYITAADSQIMGSLTGVVQFDLDFYADFELVRLDPFYLKTYEIKEMDLLGWQRLGAQYLVRLEAEFPAANLRSRWRLLDTKTKQEIGKGLFEGDRYSWRETAHRISNDIVKTLTGERGVFLTQIAYIRKIGKAKEIFIADYDGANERQLTKMGTINISPCFAPSGQDIYFISFRDGDAQLFKVDVNSGKVSKLTNFPGLVSAPAVSPDGNKIACILTKDGNSEIYVLDISGKVIKRLTNHPAIESAPTWSPDGRLIAFTSDRTGSPQIYTMDADGFNVKRLTYEGKYNDSPLWSARGDRVTFVSRTKSGRFDLASIDTSGEGFRILTQVGQNENPHFSPDGKQLIFASTRLGTDDIYTGDLSGRNQRRLTRSGSCSNPIWGPMR; from the coding sequence ATGAACTTTCGGATATGGCTCTCCGCTCTCTTGATTCTCGGCGTCATTTCACCGGCCTGGGCGCAAGGCGACGATGAGGACGTTCACACTATTTTCTTCGACACCATTCGCACGGGAGATGTCCGCCCAACACCGGTCGCGGTCGAAGATATGAAATATATCGGCACCCAGTATATCACCGCTGCCGATTCGCAGATCATGGGTTCGCTCACCGGCGTGGTCCAGTTTGATCTTGATTTCTACGCCGATTTCGAGTTGGTCCGCCTCGATCCGTTCTATTTGAAAACATACGAGATCAAAGAGATGGACCTGCTGGGCTGGCAGCGACTCGGAGCACAGTATCTGGTGCGACTGGAAGCGGAGTTTCCGGCCGCCAATCTTCGCTCCCGATGGCGCCTGCTCGACACCAAGACCAAACAGGAGATTGGCAAAGGACTGTTTGAGGGGGACAGATATTCCTGGCGGGAAACTGCCCATAGAATCTCGAACGACATTGTGAAGACGCTCACTGGCGAACGAGGGGTGTTTCTCACGCAGATCGCCTATATCAGGAAAATCGGCAAGGCCAAGGAGATATTCATCGCCGACTACGACGGCGCCAACGAGAGACAACTGACCAAAATGGGGACGATCAACATCTCTCCCTGTTTTGCACCGAGCGGGCAGGATATCTACTTTATCAGTTTCCGGGATGGGGATGCGCAATTATTCAAAGTTGACGTTAACAGCGGTAAAGTAAGCAAACTGACCAATTTCCCCGGGCTGGTGTCGGCGCCGGCTGTCTCTCCCGATGGTAACAAGATCGCGTGCATATTGACCAAAGATGGTAACTCAGAGATCTATGTGCTGGATATTTCGGGCAAGGTCATCAAGCGCCTGACCAATCACCCGGCAATCGAGTCCGCCCCCACCTGGTCACCTGATGGGCGTCTGATCGCATTCACCTCGGACCGGACCGGTAGTCCGCAGATTTATACCATGGACGCCGATGGTTTCAACGTGAAGCGATTGACCTACGAGGGGAAATACAACGACTCCCCCCTGTGGTCCGCTCGCGGCGACCGTGTGACGTTTGTGAGCCGCACCAAGAGCGGCCGGTTTGATCTGGCCTCGATAGATACTTCGGGTGAAGGGTTTCGCATCCTGACGCAAGTGGGCCAGAACGAGAATCCGCATTTCTCGCCCGATGGCAAGCAGTTGATTTTCGCTTCCACTCGTCTTGGTACCGACGACATCTATACCGGGGACCTGTCAGGTCGAAATCAGAGACGCCTGACGCGCAGCGGTAGTTGTTCAAACCCGATCTGGGGGCCGATGCGTTGA
- a CDS encoding MotA/TolQ/ExbB proton channel family protein, with amino-acid sequence MPKLILASLFSGSLWEIIGETSAFGGFILAVLLFMSVTSWVVILNKWRQFRSVDRDNERFLNMFRKARRIGDAVDQIKLFPHAPLAGIYAAGVQELVTLVNRKTGGKPESFTPLDSNDFDVLEMTMEKTMTDEMGKMERLVVFLATTSSAAPFMGLLGTVVGIMDSFWSIGERGNASLAIVAPGIAEALLATIVGLGAAIPAVIAYNWANNKTKFLNDKAGGFILEFLARAKKELF; translated from the coding sequence ATGCCAAAGCTCATTCTTGCGAGCCTGTTTTCCGGCTCGCTGTGGGAAATAATCGGGGAGACCTCCGCCTTCGGCGGGTTCATCCTCGCCGTCCTTCTGTTCATGTCGGTCACCTCGTGGGTGGTGATACTGAACAAATGGCGGCAGTTCCGGTCGGTTGACCGGGACAACGAGCGCTTTCTGAACATGTTCCGCAAAGCGAGGCGCATCGGTGATGCCGTCGACCAGATCAAGCTGTTCCCCCACGCACCGTTGGCCGGTATCTATGCCGCCGGCGTACAGGAACTGGTGACGCTGGTGAACCGTAAGACCGGCGGCAAGCCGGAAAGTTTCACGCCGCTCGATAGTAATGACTTCGACGTGCTTGAAATGACCATGGAGAAGACGATGACCGATGAAATGGGCAAGATGGAACGGCTGGTGGTATTCCTTGCCACGACGTCATCGGCGGCTCCGTTCATGGGCCTGCTCGGCACGGTGGTCGGCATTATGGATTCATTCTGGTCAATCGGCGAGCGCGGAAACGCCTCGCTGGCCATCGTGGCACCCGGCATTGCCGAAGCGCTGCTGGCCACAATTGTCGGTCTCGGCGCCGCCATCCCGGCGGTCATTGCCTACAACTGGGCCAACAACAAGACCAAATTCCTCAACGACAAGGCGGGCGGGTTCATCCTGGAGTTTCTGGCCCGCGCCAAGAAGGAACTGTTCTGA
- a CDS encoding TonB family protein, with protein sequence MIVLKRDIIFALMLHVAAVAALTVSKPFDFRKPLHMDEVIRVTLTGPPPMRPAPQVAVGPAVTAPTIPAAVPITDPKQPKKKPATKPKQATKPPKRVIHEPSAAELAQSTEIEGVGKDSPFAGATISNSSFTYPYWFEQAFIKIQSNWRNPVDADGVIVCVVYFEVIRSGRVAENRVQKSSGITAFDDACLAAVDRSSPFPPLPREFRDEIIGITLPFKYEPR encoded by the coding sequence ATGATCGTACTCAAGCGGGACATCATATTCGCACTTATGCTGCATGTCGCGGCGGTAGCGGCGCTGACGGTCTCCAAGCCGTTCGATTTCCGTAAGCCGCTCCACATGGATGAGGTAATCCGTGTCACTCTCACCGGCCCACCGCCAATGAGGCCCGCGCCGCAGGTGGCCGTCGGCCCTGCGGTGACCGCACCAACTATACCGGCCGCAGTACCTATTACGGACCCCAAGCAGCCGAAGAAGAAGCCCGCAACCAAGCCAAAGCAGGCTACCAAACCACCGAAGCGGGTCATTCACGAGCCGAGTGCGGCAGAGCTGGCGCAGTCGACTGAGATAGAAGGAGTTGGTAAAGACTCACCGTTCGCCGGAGCAACGATAAGCAATAGCTCGTTCACGTACCCTTACTGGTTCGAGCAGGCATTCATCAAAATCCAGTCCAACTGGCGCAACCCGGTGGATGCCGATGGCGTGATTGTGTGCGTTGTCTATTTCGAGGTCATCCGCTCCGGGAGAGTCGCTGAGAACAGAGTGCAGAAATCTTCCGGTATAACTGCATTTGATGACGCTTGTCTGGCGGCAGTGGACCGCTCCTCGCCGTTTCCACCCCTTCCGCGCGAGTTCCGCGATGAAATCATTGGCATCACATTGCCGTTCAAATATGAACCAAGGTAA